The Rhinolophus ferrumequinum isolate MPI-CBG mRhiFer1 chromosome 6, mRhiFer1_v1.p, whole genome shotgun sequence genome has a window encoding:
- the LOC117023611 gene encoding olfactory receptor 10G3: MERVNSTLLTEFILTGIPYPLRLRTFLFVFFLLIYILTQLGNLLILITVWVDTQLHTRPMYIFLGILSIIDMGISTVIVPRLMMNFTLGVKPMSFGGCVAQLYFYHFLGSTQCFLYTLMAYDRYLAICRPLRYPVLMNGKLCIILVAGAWVAGSIHGALQAILTFRLPYCGPNQVDYFFCDIPAVLRLACADTTVNELVTFVDIGLVVASCFSLILLSYIQIIQAILRIRTADGRRRAFSTCGAHVTLVTVYYVPCAFIYLRPEINSPLGGAAALFPTAITPFLNPLIYTLRNQEVKLALKRIIGGPGTTSDV, from the coding sequence ATGGAAAGAGTCAACAGTACATTGTTGACTGAGTTCATCCTGACAGGAATTCCCTACCCACTCAGGCTAAGgacatttctttttgtgttctttttgctGATCTACATCCTGACTCAGCTGGGGAACCTCCTCATTCTAATCACTGTCTGGGTAGACACACAGCTCCATACCCGTCCCATGTACATTTTTCTTGGCATTCTCTCCATCATTGACATGGGCATCTCCACCGTCATTGTCCCTCGTCTCATGATGAACTTCACTTTAGGTGTCAAACCCATGTCATTTGGTGGCTGTGTGGCTCAGTTGTATTTCTATCACTTCCTGGGCAGCACCCAGTGCTTCCTCTACACCTTGATGGCCTATGACAGGTACCTGGCAATATGCCGGCCCCTGCGCTACCCGGTGCTCATGAATGGGAAGTTATGCATCATTCTTGTGGCTGGAGCTTGGGTGGCCGGTTCCATCCATGGGGCTCTCCAGGCCATCCTAACCTTCCGCCTGCCCTACTGTGGGCCCAACCAGGTGGATTACTTCTTCTGTGACATCCCTGCAGTTTTGAGGCTGGCCTGTGCTGATACAACAGTCAACGAGCTGGTAACCTTTGTGGACATCGGACTGGTGGTTGCCAGTTGCTTCTCCCTGATCCTCCTCTCCTACATACAGATCATTCAGGCCATCCTGAGAATCCGTACAGCTGATGGGCGGCGCCGGGCCTTTTCCACCTGTGGAGCCCATGTAACCTTGGTAACGGTGTACTATGTGCCCTGTGCCTTCATCTACCTGAGGCCTGAAATCAACAGCCCCCTGGGTGGCGCAGCTGCCCTATTCCCCACAGCCATCACTCCTTTTCTCAACCCTCTCATCTATACTCTGCGGAACCAAGAGGTGAAGCTGGCCCTGAAGAGAATCATAGGAGGTCCTGGGACTACCAGTGATGTTTGA
- the LOC117023610 gene encoding olfactory receptor 10G2-like, which produces MGKTKNTSLDTVVTDFILLGLSHPPNLRTLLFLVFFIIYILTQLGNLLILFTVWADPKLHARPMYILLGVLSFLDMWLSSVIVPRIILNFTPASKAVLFGGCVAQLFFFHFLGSTQCFLYTLMAYDRYLAICQPLRYPVLMSGKLCTILVAGVWVAGFIHGSIQATLTFRLPYCGPNQVDYFFCDIPAVLRLACADTTVNELVTFVDIGVVAASCFMLILLSYANIVHAILKIRTADGRRRAFSTCGSHLTVVTVYYVPCIFIYLRPGSKSPLDGAVAVFYTVVTPLLNPLIYTLRNQEVKSALKRITAGLGTANENK; this is translated from the coding sequence ATGGGAAAGACCAAAAACACATCCCTGGACACTGTGGTGACAGATTTCATTCTCCTGGGCTTATCTCACCCCCCAAATCTGAGGACCCTCCTCTTCCTGGTCTTCTTCATCATTTACATCCTTACTCAGCTGGGGAACCTGCTCATTCTGTTCACTGTGTGGGCTGACCCAAAGCTGCATGCTCGCCCCATGTACATTCTTCTGGGCGTGCTCTCATTCTTGGACATGTGGCTCTCCTCAGTCATCGTTCCTCGCATTATTCTAAACTTCACTCCAGCCAGTAAGGCAGTCCTATTTGGTGGCTGTGTGgctcagttgtttttctttcacttcctggGCAGCACCCAGTGCTTCCTCTACACCTTGATGGCCTATGACAGGTACCTGGCAATATGCCAGCCCCTGCGCTACCCGGTGCTCATGagtgggaagctatgcaccattCTTGTGGCTGGAGTTTGGGTGGCCGGCTTCATCCATGGGTCTATCCAAGCCACCCTGACCTTCCGCCTGCCCTACTGTGGGCCCAACCAGGTGGATTACTTTTTCTGTGACATCCCTGCAGTATTGAGACTGGCCTGTGCTGACACGACTGTCAATGAGCTGGTGACCTTTGTGGACATTGGGGTAGTGGCTGCCAGTTGCTTCATGTTAATTCTGCTCTCCTATGCCAACATAGTCCATGCCATCTTAAAGATACGCACAGCTGATGGGCGGCGCCGGGCATTCTCCACCTGTGGTTCCCACTTAACTGTGGTCACAGTCTACTATGTCCCCTGTATTTTCATCTACCTCAGACCAGGCTCCAAGAGCCCCCTGGATGGAGCAGTGGCTGTGTTTTACACTGTTGTCACGCCATTACTGAACCCCCTCATCTATACACTGAGGAACCAAGAAGTGAAGTCTGCTCTGAAGAGAATAACAGCAGGTCTGGGGACTGCGAATGAAAATAAGTGA